From the Capnocytophaga sp. oral taxon 878 genome, the window ATTTTGATGGATAAAACACTTTATTCAGTATAACCAGGTGTTTGCTCAACAGTTTCATCTCTATTCATAACATCCTTATTAATAGGCCAAAGTACCTTATAAGCTTCTGTAGCTTCTTTTAATATAGGATGTACACTACCTGCTACTTTACCGTAGCTAGCCTCATTTGAGAATACAAGAGGCTTGCCTGCAGCATCTTGCAAGCGGAGAACATCAAACCAACGTTTTGATTCAGCTACAAACTCTTTATCACGTTCTTTCAAAATAGCTAACTCATTTTCAGCAAAAGTACCATTAGTATAGGTTACAGCTGATGAATAATTAGTACCATAAGCACGTTGTCTTATTTGATTAATGTAAGTTGAAGGATCTCCATTCTCTTTATTAACTATTTCAGCATACATTAATAATGCATCAGCATAGCGATATACAGGCATATCATCAGCATATACACGAGTACCAGCAGTGTTAATGAAACCAATGTATTTAATAAGTGCTAAACCTCTTCCTTTTGTTTTAGCAGAATTGCTGTAGAAAGATAAGAAAGTTTTTGCTCTACGTGTATCTGTAGCATCAAAAGCTTCAAATAGTTCAAATTTGTACTCATTAAATAAGTGACCTCCTTGAAGTTTTAAAGGGTCATTGTTATCAAAAGCATTTCCATTTTCATCGAATTTATTGTTAAAGTTAGATGGGTAGTACATAAATGAACTAAATGGAGTACTTGATTCGTTTTCTAAATTAGCCATAGCAAAGATAATCTCGTTGTTTTGTTTTTTCTTATAATCAAAAACATCTGAATAGTTAGGCATAAGGCTAAATTTGCCCGAATTAACTACCTTATCTAAGGCTGCTTTAGCAGTAGCTAAATCATTAACTGCAGGTCTTTGGTCGCCTGTAGTTACTTTAGCCGACCAAAGATAAATCTCTGCTTTTAGCATTAAGGTAGCATAATAGGACCAATGTACTCTATCAAAATTATTTACTTTATTAGAATCGGTAAAGTGAGCTTCCGATTTATTAATATCAGCCTTGATAAAGTCTAAAGTAGCTTTTGGAGTACTACGTGGGGTAAACAATTCTTTACCACTAGTAGGTGTATTATCTAATATCTCAGTGCCTGTTTTAATAGGTACCCCTCCGTAGGTTCTGTAAAGCCAAAAATAGTACCACGCACGCATCCCATACATTTGACCTAAATAGTAACTTTTATTAGCAGCGCTTAGGTACCCTGCGTCTTCTATATTCTTAATCGCATTATTGATGTTAAAAATATCTCCATAAAAACCAAACCAAGAACTGTTTTGAGGATTTTTAGCACTAATATTCTGCGATTTTATATCAGAATAATATAAGTTTTGATCTAATGATGAGGTGCCGCCAGGTATCATAGTGCCTCCACGTGCCTCACCTAATAACCAGTAGTTGAAGTTGTTGCCTCTAAAATAGTTATGAGCGCCCTCAATAGCACCTACTACCTGAGCTTCATTTTTCCAAAAGTTTCCACTACCATTATAATCTAAAGGGGCAAGGTCTAAATCATTACAAGAAGCTGTAAGCAATAGCCCTGCAGTAATTGTTATATATTTTAAAACTTTCATATGTTGCATTTTTTAAAAGGTTAGATTCAATCCTAAAATAATAGTTCTTGGTAGCGGATAACCTGAACTTGATTGTCCTAAAGCTTCTGGTGAGTAGGTTTCGGCTTTAGTAAGGTAACCTAAGTTTTGTCCTATCAAAGAAACTTCTAAGTTGTCTAGTCCTATTTTACTTACTATATCTTTTTCAAAATTATAGCTAAGAGCTACCTCACGGAAAGCTAAGTAACTACCTTCATAAACAAACATAGTCGAACTACGGTCATAATTGCGTTTACCAAGTTGGTCAGCCCAATAGTATTTTGGGTATTTAGCGTTAGGGTTTTCAGCAGTCCAAGTCTCTTTCACTTGTTCAACTGTGTTAAAAGTCCCTTGCATATTACCTAAGTACCAGCGTAATGAATTACCTGCTGATATACTTTGTTTAAATTTAAGAGCATAGTCCATACGGGCAGAGAGGCGTAAGTTTTTATAGCTTAAAGTGGTATTGATACCTCCTGTCCATTTAGGGAATACATTACCTGCTTTTACTAAGTCATACTTATCTATTTTTCCATCTCCATTCACATCTTTCCAAATCACATCACCAGGCTGAATTGGTAGTCCTTTTTCTTTTTCAGCGTCACTTAGGGCTGCCCAAGCTGCAGGGCCATATAGTTTTTTACCCCCAGTTTCGTCTACTAAATTATTAGCTAATCGGCGTACCTCTTCCTCATTTTTGTATATACCTAGTGCTTCGTGAACATACAGATCTCCTGGCTCTTGTCCTTCTTGGTAGCCGCCCACCCATTTTTTATTGCCTGTAGTACCATCATATACTTCAAAAGCATTTTGTCGGTTATTAGGATAACCATTGTTAGGTAGTTTTATTACAGTGTTTTTGTTATAAGCAGCATTTATAGCTAAATCCCAACGTAAATCATTTTTTCTAATAATTTGGAAATTAGTTTCTATTTCCACCCCTCTATTTCTAAAAGACCCATTGTTAGTATTTATAGATGATGCCCCTGATGAGTGTGGAAGGGTCATCGACTGTATCTTATCACTTGTCAAACGATCATATAGAGTAAAGTTAGTATTGATACGGTTTTTTAGAAAGCCTAAGTCTAAACCAACTTCAAAGGTGCGTGTTTTTTCCCAACGAAGTCCCTTGTTAGGGAAATTACCGATAGCATAACCTATCGCCCCATTGTACTTATGGGTACCATAAGAACCTTGTAAAGTATAATCACCTATAAAATCACTAGGTACATTACCATTTAATCCAAAACTGGTTCTTAGTTTTGCAAATGAAAGTACTTCTTTTATATTATCAGGTATGAATTCCTCACGAGTAATAATCCAACCTAAAGATGCTGCAGGGAAATTACCCCACCGGTTATTAATCAATCGAGAGTATCCATCACGGCGAATAGTAAGTGATAATAAATATTTATCAGCATAATCATAGTTCATCCTACCAAAATATGATTTAATTCTGTTACCATAATGATAAGAATCTACACCGCGTTTACCTTCTTTGTTAGAAGTTAACCCTAAATCTTGGAACTCATCAGTAGGAGCTTCAGATCCTGAGGCACTAAGTCCACGTGTATAGCTGTCATAATACTCATAACCAGCCATAACATCAAAATGATGAGATTTAACATCAAACTTGTAATTTAAGATACTATTATAAGTTTGGCGTATAGTTCTATCAAAACTAGCTGAAGTACCTCTACTTCTACTCCATACACTTTCTGTTTTACCTGGTGAGGTTTGATGGTCTTTATTGAATCCTTCATAAAATTCTTCATCAAACATTATTTGTCCGCTCACAGTTAGTGAAAGACCTTTATACAAATCAGCTCTTAAGCTCTGTCCAAAGTTAATTTTGTTAGTGTTGTTATCACGAAGATATACTCCTTCATAAAAACGAGGGTTACCATCATTACCACCACGTCCCATAACTATTTGTCCGTTTACTTTTTCTTTTTGGGTAGGAGGGGCTGAAAGCATACGCCCAAAATAAGCTTCATCTCCTATCGCATTAGCATTTTTGTACCAAGTAGCATAGGCTATTGAAAAGTTACTATTAGAGGTAAGCCAAGGTTTTAATTTGTATTCAGCATTCAATGTCCCAGTCAGACGCTTATACCAGCTCATAATAGGTAAACCTTCTTGATGATAATAGCCTAAACCTGCATAATATCTTCCTTTGTCATTACCACCAGTCATTGACACTGAATAATCTTTAGTAAGCGCAAAAGGACGGAAAGCTGCTTTTTTGAAAGAAAAATCATAGAATATAAGTTCCTTACCTGTGATAGGGTCAGTCATAGTTTGCCAACCTTCTGAAAGAAGCCTTTGTTTTTGAGAAGCAGAGAGGCTTTCAGAAAACATAGTAGACCAATATGCATTGCCATTTTCGTTAGCATTTAGTACTGTGTCATCAGTCATACTAGCAAAATGTTTGTTAGCAGTACCATAAGGTTGTACTCCACTTAAGCTACCTTCGCTAGTAAAGCCTTTCCAGTCACCCGAACTATTTTGCCATACTCTTGCAGCATTGCGTATAGCAGTACGTTGCCAGTAGAGATAGTCGCGAGCATTAAGAAATTCTACCTGATTGTTCATATAAGAAAAGCTATTTTTTAACTTAACACTAAGTGAAGAAGCTCCTGATTTACCTTTCTTAGTAGTAACTAATACCACCCCATTGCTGGCTCTTGCTCCATAAATGGCAGTAGCTCCTGCATCTTTTAAGATATCCATTGATTCAATATCATCAGGGTTGATATCGTTTAAGCCTCCTCTTATTTGTCCATCGATAATAATAAGAGGTGAACCAGAACCATCAAGGTTAGTACCACCACGAAGCACTAAACTAGGTGCAGCTCCTGGACTACCTGAAGTTTGAGCAACTCTAAGTCCTGCAACTGCTCCCGAAAGAGCTTGTGCTGGGTTTGCAAATGAACCAGTTGAAAGAGCTTCTGCCTTTACCGTAGCTACCGAGTTAGTAACTTTGGCTTTCTTTTGGGTAGTACCATAAGCCATTACTACTACTTCATCTAATTGGTTAGCTTCTTCTGTCAAAGTTACATTTATAGGGCGTGTTCCCGATACTTTACGTGTTACAGTGCTAAAGCCCATAAAACTGAACTCAAGTACATCACCTTCTTTAACATTAATGGTATAGTTACCATTTTCGTCTGTCTGAGTACCATGAGAGGTACCTTTTACCATTACCGATGCAAATAACAGCGGTGCGCCATCAGCAGTTACTGTACCAGTAATCTTCCTTTCCTGTTGCGCCCATCCCACTGCAGAAAAGAGCAACATAAAGAGCAATAAAAATGAAAACTTTTGTTTCATAATCACAAATATATTTAATTTTCTAATGAGTTACTTATATTTTCTAATTAAATTTGGTTACATTTACTAAAAAAGTCAATGCTTTCCAATTCTTTCTTAATTACAATTTCTTCTTCATCAGTAATGTTTTGAAAAGGAGTACGATTGATACCCAAATCAAGTCCTAAAAGTTTCATAATGCGCTTGCCACATACTATATTACCACGGTATTTAGCAATTACATTAATCACTGTTTGAGCGTAGTTTTGTAATTCAACTGCTTTAGCAATATCACCTTTGTGGTAGTTTTCAATAATGCCTACTAATATATTACCTATATAGCTACCAGTACCACTAATACCTCCACGAGCTCCTCCCATTACAAGAGCATTTAGTATAGTTTCATCCAAGCCATAAAGCATATCATACTTACCGTTGTTGTATAACATACATTGGTTGTACTCATACAAAGGCTCGTAGGTGTATTTAATACCAGCTAGGTTAGGGATACGTCCATCTGCTGCTTTTAAGAAAGGCAACATAGGTAAGTAAACGCCATTCAATACAGGTATATGGTAAAAATAGAAAGGCAAGTTAGGAGCTCCACAAGCTATCTCTTCGCAGTATTTTACTAATTCTTCCACACGACCTGCTTTAGGAAAAGGTGAAGCCATAGCTCCTACTCCAAAAGCTCCTATTTTTTGAGCGTGTTGCGCCATCTTATTGCTGTCTTTAATACAAGTAGCTCCGCAGTGTACTATTACTTTAAAGCCCTTAGGAGCTACCGATACCCATTTCTCAGCTATTTTCATACGTTCTTCAACAGTCATCATATAGCCTTCGCCTGATGAACCATTGATGAAAACACCTATTAAACCATTCTTTTGCAATAGTTTTGCATAAGCATCAATAGGTTCCAAATTCACCTCTCCTTTTTTGTCAAAAGGAGTAAAAGGTGCTACAATAAGTCCGTTAATTTTTTCAAATGTCATTTTATTATATATTTAGTTGTTCGGTTTTTAGTTATTAAAAAAAATCCTAATTACCACACAATTCTCTTTTTGGTTTTAAGAAAGCTAACATTAGTACTATAGCAATGAGTACTATGATAGAAAGCTTGCTAAAGTCAAGTCCTAAGTTACCAGTATCTTTTGAGCTACCAAGCATTAGGGTAACTGCATAACCTGCAAATACACCAACCATATTCATAATACCATAAGTAGTTGCACGTTGTCTTTGTGGAATAATTTGGCAGAGGATAGGCATATTGTTAGTGTCAAACATTCCGTAGCCAATACCAAATAGCAAAGTAGCTCCTATCATAGCAAAGTATGAATCTCCAAAGCCTAATAGTATTAGTGATGGTACGGTAAGGAAAAGCCCGATGGTACTAGTGTAGATACGTCCACGTATATTTTTTTGTACCCAGCGGTCTGATAAAGGTCCTCCAATTAATACTCCTATAAATGATGCTATTGCAATAGAGATAGTGGCCATAGGTCCTGCAATAGCCATCTCTACTCCTAAGTTATCTTTAAAAAGAGTTGGTAACCAGTTTTTAGTAGCCCAACCTGGAAAACTTGGTGCCATAAAGTAGAACAGCAGTATCCAGAATGAAAAAGTTCCAAAAATAAGAGTAAGTGATTGCCATACCGAGCCTTTGTTTTCTACAGAAGCTACCTCTTGTTTTACAGTACCACTTACTAAAGGCTTTCTTTCAATATCAAATAATACAAAGATTAAGAAAATAGAATATACAATACCAGCAATACCAAACCAGTGGAATACGGTGTGCCAAGTGTAGTTAGCGGCTATAGTAGCTCCAAAGCCTCCTAAGGCTTGCCCAGCGTATAAGCCCGACATATGAATACCTACTGCTAGTGATCGTGTTTTTGATGTGTGATAGTCAGCTATCATTGATAGAGCCGTTGCTAAGTAAAGAGCTTCACTCACTCCCATAAGGGCTCTCAGCCAATATACTTGGTCAAAAGTAGTCGCGTACCCCATACCGTATGTTACTGCCGACCATACAAAAAGACTCCCTACTATCATCCATTTACGGTTCAACCGGTCTGCAAGAATACCTGCTACAGGGCTCATTAAGCCATAAATGAGCAAGAAAATACCCATTAGCCTACCAAAATTTTCACTTACCGCAAGCTCTGTAATATCCATTTTCATCGACTCCTGCATAGTCGATAGCATTTGTCGGTCTAAGTAATTCAGTAAGGCTACTACCCATAGTAACCCTACTACTATCCAAGGATATACTTTACTATTTCTCATTTTCTTATCTGTTATTTCTTAATCTGAAGTTTATACGTTTTAGGGCTTCTCACACCTGGCTTTAACTCACCTTGTATAAGGTAGAACTCTTCAGTATTGCCCACTAAAGTAGCTCCTGCACGCGCAAAATCAGCTTTTTTAGCAAGTACTAACCATTGTTTTTTGTCAGTATCAAATACATAACACTCTTTATTAAAGTTATAGTAATCAATAGGTTGTGTCATATAATGCGCCATATAGTCATAATTCTTCTCCTTGCGTTGCTCATCTGTAAGGGTAGTATCTTTACCTAAGTTGTAAAGGTCTGTAATAGTATTGATGAATAAATTATGGTTTACCCCTCCAAAACAAGCTATATAACGATTGTCTATAGCCAATGCAGTAGCCCCAGTAAGTGAAAATATTTCTTTATTAGGGTTTTCTTGTATAGCTACTTCCTGCCATTGTTGTTGTTTCAAACTAAAAGCCAATACCTTTTCACCCATAGTAGGTGCTTTACTAGCATCACCTCCATAAAAACCTCCCAATACATACAGCAGGGTGTCGTTTTCTTTTTCTATGGCAGCCAATACAGGCTGTACTCTCGCATCACCAGGAAAATCTGCCAACTGTTTCCATTCATTGTCCTTAGCAGCATCTATATAAAATACTTTGTTAGAGGCTTTGCCCGAGGCACTACCTCCTGCTACAAATACTTTACTCCCTACACTGGTACCAGCAAAGTTATCTATAGTTTCTGGCAAAGTAGGAAAAGAATTCAGAGTAACACCTTTTTCTCTTGAAAAAGCTACTTTATAACAATCTGCTAATGAATTAGTAGCTGTTTGCCCTCCTATCCACAGATAACCATCAGGAATAGCTACCGATACACCATAAGCAGCAGCTTGTTGTAGCTTTCCTACTGTTTTCCAAGTGTTAGCAGCTGTGTCGAAATGAACTATTTCGTCGTAAAATACTTTCTTTCCTCCTTCAAAACCCAATTTATCAGGAAAATTACAACCACCAGCTACCAATAATTCACCATTTAGCACCCCAGCATAAGCTGCCGATACTCCTTTTTGCAAATTACCTTCTAAGCCTTCAGTCCCAAGCTCTTTTACATTAATTTCCATAGATTGTTGTTTTTGACTTTCAGTACACGATGCCAATGCTATTACTAACACCCACATCATTAACCATTTATTTATCATTAACCATTAATTTTTTCAATTGTTTTCCATACTTGGAATAGACCTCTCGGTACGTGAAAACAGCCCTTCCATTTGCCTCCTTTTAGCTCAAGCAATACTTCTCCTTGTCTGTTTAAGTAACCCCACCACTCACGGTATTCAGGGTCTTTAAAATGTTGCCAAGTGTAATTGTGTATTTTCTCAAACCATACCAAGCACTCTTTGCTGCCTGTAAGCTGATAACCCTTGATAAGTGAAATAAGCGTCTCTATATGCACCCACCATAGCTTTTGATCCCATTCCAACTGTTGTGGCGGACAACCTTTCCTATCCATAAAATAATAGATACCTCCATATTGTTTATCCCAGCCATAGTCAATCATTTTAAGTGTAGTTTCTACCGCTTTTTCTATAAGGTCAGGACGCTTTAGTCGCTCACCCAAATCCATTATGAACCACATCGCCTCAATAGCATGACCAGGGTTAAGGTGCCTACCTTCAAAAGTATCCGATAAACTACCATCTGTATTCACATTTTCCACTACTATACCACCCAATTCCGGACGCAAAAATACTTCCATCACCTCGTGAATACAAGTCTCCATTGTTTGTTTGATAAAAGCTTCATCCAAAAGAGGCTCTATTTCAAGCGCTAAGTTACAAAGTATCATCGGTAGGGCAAAGTTTTTAAGTGAGCGTGTTCCTGGGTAAGCTTTGCTCCATTTGCCCTTAGGATTGTCTTGTTTAGAGAGGATGATATCAAAAGTCTTCTTTGCTATATCTGCGTATTCTTTATTACCAGTGGCAATACTTAGCTGCCCAAAAGCCATCGTGGCAAAAGTATATGAGAAGATGTTATAAGGCTCTACTAACGGATTACCTTCACGGTCTAATGAAAAATACCAATTCAAATTACCGTCATGTCCATACTTTTTAAGAAACTCCGCCCCTTGAATAGCAGCATCTAGCCACTCTTGGCGCTTCTCTACACGATTGTAAAGCATTGAGAAGAGCCATACTTCACGCCCCTGTAACCAAATGAATTTGTCAGTGTCAAATACATTTCCTTGGCGGTCAAGACAAGTAAAATAACCACCAAATTCTTTATCTTGCGATTTTTCTAACCAAAAAGGAATTACATTTTGCAGTAATTCATCGCGATATTGTTTTTCTAGTTTTTGAAAGTCCATAATGAATAATTATGCATTCTAAATATTGAGTTCTCTGTTTGATATCTTTATAGTAGATATGTTTCTATTTTAATAAAATACGGCACAAAAGTAAAAACTATTTTTTTATTATGCAAATATTTTTTAAACTTTTTTCATAAATGAGATTCAATTTCTTTTGATATAAAAAACAAAATACTAATTATCAGTTCATTATGTAAAAATACTTCAAATTCAATCCTATATTTAATTAGCTTTACCCTATGAAATCCCTTCTCATCCCCCAAACAGAAAGTTTTTCTATTAGCTCTATTTTGAAGGATAAACAAAAGATAATCAGCCAGTACCATAATCAACTACGTAGTGAAATAAATAAAACAACAAGATGATTGTAAGATAATCAAAAGAAGTATATAGAGCAAATAAACCAACACCCCCTTTACAATAAAGCATCAGTCTAAGATGAGTCTAAGATGAACGAACGAATAACGAAGGATAAACGAACTATAAACGAAGGATAGTTTGTCTGCTACCGCAACTGAGTATTTAATGTAACAAAATTACCACACTGTCAAAAGTTTCAAGCTTGTAGCATTTTTCCCATCAGCCTCACCTTATCTATTACCTCTTATCTTTCACCTTAAATACTTGAATATAAAGCAAAAAAAAACTTTGCTAAAGTTTCAAACCTTAGCAAAGTTAAATATGTATTAGTGTTTAATAATAAAATCTATATAAGATATTACGATTCAAAATTATCAATCTCAACTTTCAAGTTATTAATGATAAAATCTTGTCTATCAGGAGTGTTTTTTCCCATATAGAACTCCAAAAGCTGTTCAATATGTATCGTTTTATCTAGCATTACAGGGTCTAAACGCATATTTTCACCTATAAATTCCTTAAACTCATTAGGCGATATCTCTCCCAAACCTTTAAACCGAGTAATCTCAGCTTTCCCCTTTAGTTTTTCAATAGCAGCTTGCTTTTCTTCCTCGCTATAACAGTATATTTTCTGCTGTTTATTGCGCACTCTAAATAATGGAGTTTGTAGTATATACAAATGTCCTTCTTTAATAATTTCAGGGAAAAACTGTAAGAAAAACGTGATAAGTAGTAACCTAATATGCATCCCATCTACATCGGCATCAGTAGCTACAACTATATTGTTATAGCGCAAGTCATCCATTGATTCTTCTATGTTTAGGGCAGCTTGTAATAAGTTAAACTCCTCATTCTCATACACTATTTTCTTACTCATTCCATAGGTGTTCAGAGGCTTACCACGCAGTGAAAAAACAGCTTGTGTATTAGCATCACGTGAAGTAGTAATAGACCCCGAAGCCGAATCACCCTCAGTAATAAATAGCGTAGTCTCCAAATTGCGCTCATTTTTAGTATCAGTAAGGTGAATGCGGCAGTCACGTAATTTACGATTATGTAAGTTTGCCTTCTTCGCACGTTCTTTGGCCAATTTGCGTATTCCTGCCAAGTCTTCACGCTCACGTTGGGCTTGTAGTATCTTGCGCTCTATAGCTTCAGCTATTTCAGTGTTTTTATGCAAATAGTCATCTAAATGCTTGCTGATAAAATCATTGATGTAAGTCCGCACTGTAGGCATCCCTTCTCCCATTTCGGTAGAACCTAATTTGGTTTTCGTTTGGCTCTCAAATACAGGCTCCATCACCTTAATGGATAGCCCCGCAATAATAGATTTCCGCACATCCGATGCATCGTAATTCTTCTTGTAATACTCCCTAATAGTTTTCACATAGGCTTCTTTAAAAGCATTCAGGTGAGTACCTCCTTGGGTGGTGTTTTGTCCATTCACAAATGAGTAATACTCTTCACTGTATTGAGTTTTACTGTGCGAAATAGCAACTTCTATATCCTCACCTTTTAGGTGAATAATTGGGTACAGAAAATCTTCCTCATTATTGTTCTCAGTAAGTAAGTCTTTTAGTCCGTTTTCCGAATAGTACTTCTCCCCATTATAATTAATAGTAAGTCCTGGGTTTAGGTATACATAGTTTTTAAGCATTCGCACTACATACTCGTTCCTATATTTAAAGTTTTTAAAAATAGTATCATCCGGAATAAATGTTACTCCCGTACCTCTTCTTTTGCTACTTTCTTCTATAGGACTTTCTTCTTGTAGTAGCCCACGTTCAAATACAGCCCATTTACTTTGGTTATCACGTACCGATTCTACCTTGAAATAAATAGATAGTGCATTCACAGCCTTAGTACCCACACCATTTAGTCCAATTGATTTCTTAAAAGCTCGTGAGTCATACTTACCGCCAGTATTCATTTTAGATACAACATCTACTACTTTACCCAGTGGGATACCACGCCCATAATCTCGTACTTCTACTCTATTATCGTTAATTTTTACATCAATAGTCTTACCAGCTCCCATTACAAACTCATCTATACAGTTGTCTATAACTTCTTTCAGGAGTATGTAAATACCATCATCAGCACTACTACCATCACCCAGTTTTCCTATATACATACCAGGGCGGGTACGAATGTGTTCCTGCCAATCTAATGAGCGAATACTATCTTCATCATATTTTATATCTTCCATAATGATTTTTTTATGTGTACGGGGCAAAAGTAATTAAAATATATTTATTAACAAATTTTATACATTAAAACTGATGAAAACACCATTGTGGTCCGACATATATTTTCCTTCTTTGTCAAAATGATCCCAAGCACCTATCTGCTGCTGTTTCATTCTTTCAATAAAAGAATTAGAAATACAAATATGGTCAATATTGTTCCTTATCTTGTTTTTAATAGGATCAGGATGTAGAAAAGGGGAGAGGTCGCCTTCAGTTACACAAGTTAAATCTAGTTGTTTCAGATAGTAAGTCAGAAGTTGCCTTACTTTTTCAGTACCATATCCTTTAAGGTTATTTCTACTTTGGTTAAAATCACCTATTACCCATAAAGGTATTTGAGTTTCTTCTACAATGCGTTTCCAATCCTTAGCCTGCTGGTGTAAGTCCATTTCGTGATATTCCCACAGCTTATATCCTAAATTTCCATACCTCCCTCCTGATACACCTGCTTGATGATAAGGAATGATAGTTCCAAAAACAGCAATATCTCCAAAAGGAGCTTTTATTATAGCACAAGCTGTTCGGTAGTTATCAAAAGTTTGTATTTGCTCACTTATTTTCCATTTAGAGAAGATAGAAACCCAATGTTCTTCAGGAGTTCTTTCATAAGCTAATGAATGTACAGAAAAAGGATATAATTCAGTTAATGATATGCTATTAGCATTTTCAGTAAGTACTAAAATATCAGCGTTAAGTTCTTCAATTTTTGCTATGGCAAGAGCTGTTTTTTGGGTTCCTTTTTTAGGACGTTCTACATTCCAAGTAGCAATTTTGTACATAGTCTTTTTTGAAAATAAAAAAACTTTGTCAAAGGCCCTAGCACAAGCTTTAAGGACTTTGACAAAGTAGTTTGTATTGTATTATGTATAATTCTTAACTTAACCCCATATAATTAATATGTGGTTTTTCATAAGGCTTTAACTCGTTTGGATTAAGAGTATTAAAGTTAAGTAATAGGTTGCTTTCCTTTTCTTCATCAAAAAGCAAGTCGTAAAGGTAATGATGAACAAAGATATACCATTTTTTGTTAGGATTTACTACTGCAAAACCTCCGTGGTCATTACCTTTATCAAGATAAAAATACTCCCATTGATAGAAATTCATTACTGCATTAGCAAATAATTCTCCTAAACCATAAGCTAAATCTACCTTATCGTATGCCAAGGTATCAGCAGTAACTTTTTGTTCTTTATAAGCATCAATAAAATGCCTTAAAGAAGTAGCTACTTCTTTAGGATTGCTTTCATCACAGGCAAAACTATTTTCTTTTAGCAAGTCAATAGCTTTTTCTTTCAAAGCTAATAGCTCTTCTTTTTCTTCACTATCAGCTAATCTTTCAGTAATTTCAGCCATAAATATCAATTTCTAATCTTCTAATTAGTAATCTCCCAATGTTTCAGGATTCTGTGCCAAACCTTTGGCTAATTGTTCATCATTAGGAGCTTTACCATGCCAAGCGTGAGTACCCATCATAAAGTCTACTCCATTACCCATTTCAGTATGCAGTAATATACATATAGGCTTCCCTTTACCAGTTAGTGCTTTAGCTTCAGCCAAGCCTTTCAAAATAGCACTAATATCATTGCCCTTCTCAATGTCTATTACATGCCAGCCAAAGGCTTCCCATTTAGCACGTAGGTTACCCAAAGGAAGAACTTTATCAGTAGGACCATCTATTTGTTTTTGGTTATAATCTACAGTAGCAATAAGATTGTCTACACCTTTGCCTCCA encodes:
- a CDS encoding RagB/SusD family nutrient uptake outer membrane protein; translation: MKVLKYITITAGLLLTASCNDLDLAPLDYNGSGNFWKNEAQVVGAIEGAHNYFRGNNFNYWLLGEARGGTMIPGGTSSLDQNLYYSDIKSQNISAKNPQNSSWFGFYGDIFNINNAIKNIEDAGYLSAANKSYYLGQMYGMRAWYYFWLYRTYGGVPIKTGTEILDNTPTSGKELFTPRSTPKATLDFIKADINKSEAHFTDSNKVNNFDRVHWSYYATLMLKAEIYLWSAKVTTGDQRPAVNDLATAKAALDKVVNSGKFSLMPNYSDVFDYKKKQNNEIIFAMANLENESSTPFSSFMYYPSNFNNKFDENGNAFDNNDPLKLQGGHLFNEYKFELFEAFDATDTRRAKTFLSFYSNSAKTKGRGLALIKYIGFINTAGTRVYADDMPVYRYADALLMYAEIVNKENGDPSTYINQIRQRAYGTNYSSAVTYTNGTFAENELAILKERDKEFVAESKRWFDVLRLQDAAGKPLVFSNEASYGKVAGSVHPILKEATEAYKVLWPINKDVMNRDETVEQTPGYTE
- a CDS encoding TonB-dependent receptor translates to MKQKFSFLLLFMLLFSAVGWAQQERKITGTVTADGAPLLFASVMVKGTSHGTQTDENGNYTINVKEGDVLEFSFMGFSTVTRKVSGTRPINVTLTEEANQLDEVVVMAYGTTQKKAKVTNSVATVKAEALSTGSFANPAQALSGAVAGLRVAQTSGSPGAAPSLVLRGGTNLDGSGSPLIIIDGQIRGGLNDINPDDIESMDILKDAGATAIYGARASNGVVLVTTKKGKSGASSLSVKLKNSFSYMNNQVEFLNARDYLYWQRTAIRNAARVWQNSSGDWKGFTSEGSLSGVQPYGTANKHFASMTDDTVLNANENGNAYWSTMFSESLSASQKQRLLSEGWQTMTDPITGKELIFYDFSFKKAAFRPFALTKDYSVSMTGGNDKGRYYAGLGYYHQEGLPIMSWYKRLTGTLNAEYKLKPWLTSNSNFSIAYATWYKNANAIGDEAYFGRMLSAPPTQKEKVNGQIVMGRGGNDGNPRFYEGVYLRDNNTNKINFGQSLRADLYKGLSLTVSGQIMFDEEFYEGFNKDHQTSPGKTESVWSRSRGTSASFDRTIRQTYNSILNYKFDVKSHHFDVMAGYEYYDSYTRGLSASGSEAPTDEFQDLGLTSNKEGKRGVDSYHYGNRIKSYFGRMNYDYADKYLLSLTIRRDGYSRLINNRWGNFPAASLGWIITREEFIPDNIKEVLSFAKLRTSFGLNGNVPSDFIGDYTLQGSYGTHKYNGAIGYAIGNFPNKGLRWEKTRTFEVGLDLGFLKNRINTNFTLYDRLTSDKIQSMTLPHSSGASSINTNNGSFRNRGVEIETNFQIIRKNDLRWDLAINAAYNKNTVIKLPNNGYPNNRQNAFEVYDGTTGNKKWVGGYQEGQEPGDLYVHEALGIYKNEEEVRRLANNLVDETGGKKLYGPAAWAALSDAEKEKGLPIQPGDVIWKDVNGDGKIDKYDLVKAGNVFPKWTGGINTTLSYKNLRLSARMDYALKFKQSISAGNSLRWYLGNMQGTFNTVEQVKETWTAENPNAKYPKYYWADQLGKRNYDRSSTMFVYEGSYLAFREVALSYNFEKDIVSKIGLDNLEVSLIGQNLGYLTKAETYSPEALGQSSSGYPLPRTIILGLNLTF
- a CDS encoding dihydrodipicolinate synthase family protein, whose protein sequence is MTFEKINGLIVAPFTPFDKKGEVNLEPIDAYAKLLQKNGLIGVFINGSSGEGYMMTVEERMKIAEKWVSVAPKGFKVIVHCGATCIKDSNKMAQHAQKIGAFGVGAMASPFPKAGRVEELVKYCEEIACGAPNLPFYFYHIPVLNGVYLPMLPFLKAADGRIPNLAGIKYTYEPLYEYNQCMLYNNGKYDMLYGLDETILNALVMGGARGGISGTGSYIGNILVGIIENYHKGDIAKAVELQNYAQTVINVIAKYRGNIVCGKRIMKLLGLDLGINRTPFQNITDEEEIVIKKELESIDFFSKCNQI